The DNA region CGGTATCCACCCCCTGCCCCAGCGCCTCAGCGATAATCTCCTGCAGTGGAATGAGATGCACGGCAGGAACCGCATTGGCGGGCACGAAACCAGGCGGGCGGTCGGCGAGCTCATCAACTCGATGCATGACGCCAATGGTGAGCTGCCTGCCGCACACCGGGCAAAGACCGCCGTGGCGCTTGGTCTCCTCAGGCGAAAACACCACACCGCACCGCCGATGTCCGTCAAAGTGGTACTTCCCTTCTTCCGGGAAAAACTCGATGGTCATCAGGAAGCGCTGACGGTCGCCAGTCTCGATGACCTCCTTGAGGCGGAAGTAGTCCAGCTCGCAGTCGAAAACGTTAGCCTCGCGCCCGATGCGCGAAGGCGAATGCGCATCGGAATTGGAGACCAACGTGATGTGATCCAGCTTGCACAGGCGCCAGTTCATGGCCGGGTCGGACGAAAGGCCGGTCTCGATGGCCTTGATGTGCGGCGTCATGTCCTGAAAGCACTCTTCCAAGGAATCGAATCCCGAGTTGGCGCCAAAGACCGAGAACCACGGCGTCCAGGCGTGGGCGGGGATCACCATTGCATCAGGACAGGCATCCAGGATCACGCGCGTCAGGTCGCAAGCGGACAAGGCAAAGGTGGGACGTCCGTCCGCGTCCAACCTCCCGCGCACCTGCAAGGCCCTGATGATGGCGTCCGCCCCGACAAGGGTCGGCACGTAGACCAAGAGGTGCACCTTGCGCGTCTTGCCCCCCTGGGCGTAGACGGCGGACAGTTCCGTGCTCAGCACAAAGCGCACGCTGCCGTCACCATCCTTGGGCAAGAGCAGGCCGTGTCCGTCCTCCTGGAGCGCGGCGGCTATTTCCTGCCGATACTTGGGGTGGGTAAAGTCGCCCGTGCCCATGAGCGCGATCCCTTTGCGCCGGGCCCACTTTGCCACCTCGGCGACACCCATGTCCTGGCTGGTGGCAATGCTGTAGCGCGAATGGATGTGCAAGTCGGCGATGAATCGCGGCACGTCTCGTCCTCAGAGGTCACTCAAAAACCTTGTCCCCATTCATGCAGCAGGGGGAAGTCAGGTCGCGCACAGAGGCAGCTCTCCACCCGTGGAGTCCCCAGCCACACTCTCATCGCTCAAGCCAATGCGACGCGCGTACTGCTTCCCTCTTTCCAGCAGCTCTTGGACGCTGTCCCGGAGCCTTTCGCTGAACAGGCGCAGGGTCTGCTTCTCATGACTCGCGATATAGTCGCGGATGTAGTGGGGGGCACCCACACGGAAAGTCAGCTTCCTGCCTGGAAAGTACGGATGTTCCGTGCCGCGCAGGGCGGTAGGCAGAATGGGGATGTCCTCCAACCCTTCGTGATGCAGGTCGTAGACGATCTTCGCCAGACCGTACTTGAAACGACGCAGTCGCTCCGGGCGGGAGGTCCCGCCTTCGGGGAAGATGCACAGGAGGCTCCCCTGACGGAGTGCCTCCTTGGCCAGCGCAAAGAACGACTTGTCGTTCACCCCGCGTTTGACCGGAATGGTGCCGCAATAAGGCACACGCGTCACCATGACGCGCGCCGCCCAGTCACTGACCCTCCGAATGGTGCCCTTGGCCCAGGCGAAAGAGAAATGTTCCCGAATGTAGCGCTCCACCATCTCGCGGCAGACTTCCAGGTCGAAAAGCTCCGCAGTGCCGACAAAAGAGACGCGGCGGGGCACCACGCCTCCGATGAAGAAGATGTCTTTCCAGTTGATGTGGTTGGCGGCCAGCACCGCGGCCCCTTGACGAGGGATATGCTGCAGGCCGGACACGCAGACGCGTTGCGTGCGCACCCACCACTCCGAACGTTTCTTCCACAGGTCATACAGCTTTTCGTTGAGGAGAACCCGGTCCATAGCCCTCTCGCCGGTAACTGCAAAGGTCGCCAAGCTGCACAGCAGCACCATCGCGCAGCGCCGACATGAGTTGCTACATCATCCGCGAGACGGTCACAAAAACATAACTCCTTTCCCGCAAGCCGTCGATAATGAGCGGCACCATCTTGTGCACCTGGTCGTCCTTGCGTTCCGTGCCCAGGTGCATGAGGATGATGGCCCCCGCAGCGCCTTGCGGTTCGGCCCGCCCAAAGTTCGCGATGCGCTCCACCACCTCCTCGGCCGAATGATAGGCCGGCGAGTTCTTGTCCGCCACCCAATCCAGCGTGTCCATGGTCTCCTTGCCGTTGCGCCCCATGGTCCAGCCCACCTGGCGGTAACCGAGCTCGGCGGCCCAGGCGCGGATTTCGGCATTGTGCTCCCCGTACGGTGCCCGCCACAGCTTGGCCATCTCTTTGCCGGTGACTTTCCGGAACAGCTCCTCGGTGGCGAGGAGCTCGCGTTGCAACAGCTCGCGCGTCACGCCAGGTCTGGTCAGGTGGCGGCCGTTTTCCGCGTAGGTGGTGAGATGCGGATGTGACCAGGTGTGGTTGCCAATCTCGTGTCCGTCGGCAACCATCAGCCGCACAAGATCGGGGTAACGGCGGATAAAGGCTCCGGTGAGGAACATGGTGCAGTGCACGCCCTTGCTGCGCAGCGCCTCAAGAACCTCGGCCGCCGCGTTATCGGAAGACCCACCGTCGAAGGTCAGGGCCACCAGGCGCGTGTCGGTAGGACCGCGGTCAAAGGACCGCGCTAAGTAGTTGACCGTGGGCAGGCCGTAGAAAAACTCAATCGTCTGCAGGACTTGTACGGAGCCGTCTGCCGAAGTGGCGCGCACGACGAAGCGGTTCTGGCCGCGGCGGGCCTGCACCCCCGCGAAGCGAAAGGTGCCCTCGGGTGCCATGGTCACCGCCAGCAGGTTGCCATCTGCCCACAGGCTGAGAATCTGGTTTGGCCCTGCCTCGCCGACGATGTCGAAAGTGCTGCTGCTCACCATCGCCCCCGGGCCGCTGACGCGCAAG from candidate division KSB1 bacterium includes:
- a CDS encoding 1-acyl-sn-glycerol-3-phosphate acyltransferase, with the translated sequence MDRVLLNEKLYDLWKKRSEWWVRTQRVCVSGLQHIPRQGAAVLAANHINWKDIFFIGGVVPRRVSFVGTAELFDLEVCREMVERYIREHFSFAWAKGTIRRVSDWAARVMVTRVPYCGTIPVKRGVNDKSFFALAKEALRQGSLLCIFPEGGTSRPERLRRFKYGLAKIVYDLHHEGLEDIPILPTALRGTEHPYFPGRKLTFRVGAPHYIRDYIASHEKQTLRLFSERLRDSVQELLERGKQYARRIGLSDESVAGDSTGGELPLCAT
- a CDS encoding polysaccharide deacetylase family protein, producing the protein MLNESEEYCKNHPDRLAKRHCFVCGAPICAECKRLAFHHVFCSTACIGRFLLARGARVLSRGLSRLPGLRRRPSFQSLFNLLMAVALVISALTLLRVLRTTQRMEQRLTGVGLPLGVPGPDTSALRVSGPGAMVSSSTFDIVGEAGPNQILSLWADGNLLAVTMAPEGTFRFAGVQARRGQNRFVVRATSADGSVQVLQTIEFFYGLPTVNYLARSFDRGPTDTRLVALTFDGGSSDNAAAEVLEALRSKGVHCTMFLTGAFIRRYPDLVRLMVADGHEIGNHTWSHPHLTTYAENGRHLTRPGVTRELLQRELLATEELFRKVTGKEMAKLWRAPYGEHNAEIRAWAAELGYRQVGWTMGRNGKETMDTLDWVADKNSPAYHSAEEVVERIANFGRAEPQGAAGAIILMHLGTERKDDQVHKMVPLIIDGLRERSYVFVTVSRMM
- a CDS encoding endonuclease Q family protein — its product is MPRFIADLHIHSRYSIATSQDMGVAEVAKWARRKGIALMGTGDFTHPKYRQEIAAALQEDGHGLLLPKDGDGSVRFVLSTELSAVYAQGGKTRKVHLLVYVPTLVGADAIIRALQVRGRLDADGRPTFALSACDLTRVILDACPDAMVIPAHAWTPWFSVFGANSGFDSLEECFQDMTPHIKAIETGLSSDPAMNWRLCKLDHITLVSNSDAHSPSRIGREANVFDCELDYFRLKEVIETGDRQRFLMTIEFFPEEGKYHFDGHRRCGVVFSPEETKRHGGLCPVCGRQLTIGVMHRVDELADRPPGFVPANAVPAVHLIPLQEIIAEALGQGVDTVGVQNEYLRLVAEAGSEFCLLLDLEERQLASFVPERILTGIMRVRQGKLYIVPGHDGEFGKIEIFADDEQQGQEQLSLF